DNA sequence from the Hippopotamus amphibius kiboko isolate mHipAmp2 chromosome 1, mHipAmp2.hap2, whole genome shotgun sequence genome:
TGCACCAGAGCTGGCGCGACAGCAGGCTGTCCTACAACCACACCAACGAGACTCTGGGCCTGGACAGCCGCTTCGTGGACAAGCTGTGGCTCCCGGACACCTTCATTGTGAACGCCAAGTCCGCTTGGTTCCACGACGTGACCGTGGAGAACAAGCTCATCCGGCTGCAGCCGGACGGGGTGATTCTCTACAGCATCCGGTGAGCCGGCTGGAGCGcgctgctgggagctggggggtggtggggagctggggggcgggggatgggggcggCGGTATTTATATCCCCGGCAACCAGCAGCTGCGCAGGAAGCAGAGGTTGCTGGCCGGAAGCCAGCAGAGGCCGCTTTGTGGCTGACACGTGCccttttctttctaaattgaGGTGAGGTTCACATAACATCCAATCAAGCGTTTAAAAGTGAACAATTCTGTGGTACTTCGTGTCCTCCCcatgttgtgcaaacatcacctcTACCCAGTTCCAGTACATTTCACCCCAAAAGGAGACCCCATCCCCTTTAGTAGtcactccccatctcccctccccagctccggAAACCGCCAATCTGCTTTCTATCTCCATGGATTTGCCGATTCTGCACATTTCACAGAAAATTAATCACATGCTACGTGCTCTTCTGCGTCTGCCTTTTTCACTCCGtgtagtgttttcaaggttcatgcatgtgGTGACATTTATCAGAACTTCCTGCTGTTTAGTGGCCGAGTGACATTCCGTCGCGTGGACACACGGGTTTGTGTCTCCACACCTTCGTCGATGGACAGCCGTGCTGGTTCCACATTTGGCTGTTGTGAgctgtgctgctgtgaacacacgTGTACATGTATTTGCTTGAATGTGTGTTTTCTGACACAGCCTTTCAAAAGTGGACTTAattgccaacattttaaaaatcaggtggtTTACACAAGGATCTAAGTTCTCTTGGAAAGTCAACCTTTTCCCAGGCTGCAGGGTGGGCGGGGACGCCTAGCGGCCATCCCTGGGAGCAGGCCGAGGGCTCAAGCTGGACCTGCCTTGGCTCCCGGCTTCTTAGACAGTCAGGTGTTCTGAAGGTCGAGGAAAGTGAATGAAATCCAGTTCTTGTGGCCCCTACAGACCCACAAATATCTGTCAAGTGGCCACAGTTTCCAGTTTCCGCCCAGATGCCCATAGCTTGCCGACAAAACCAGAGGCAGCctggccgccccccgccccgccgcgagGAGGCCCCCCTGATGGGCTGCAGGGGCGCCTCTGCTGTGAGGGGCAGGGGAGCCGTGGCTGCAGGGGCCGGGCCCGCTGCAGGGGCCGGGCCCGCCCCGGGGGCCTCACCAGTGTCTTGTCTGGGCAGCATCACCTCCACGGTGGCCTGCGACATGGACCTGGCCAAGTACCCCCTGGATGAGCAGGAGTGCATGTTGCACCTGGAGAGCTGTGAGTGTGGGCTGTCGGGGGTGGGGACGCGGGGCAggaacagagggagagagggagagaggggccgGAAGGCTCGAGCAGCCTGGCCCTCCTCCCGCAGGTCAGCGGCCTGCCCGGGACAGCGGGCCCCGGAGCCCGGACAAGACATGTCTCTGCATCATTGGGCCGCCGTGGTGGCCGTGTGGGTCACCTGGCGGGGGGGATCTGCACCTTTGCCGGCTCCTCTGGCCTCGTCCACCTTTCTAAGGTGCCAGGCGTGGCCGCGGGCCTCCTTGCTCCCTGTCTCCGTGTAGCAGGCTCCCAGCATGGGCGGGGCAACCCTGCgggggctgccaggggctggcggGGGGCACCGGGCCCTGCGGCCCACCTGCGGGCTGTGCTGCAGATGGCTACTCGTCCGAGGACATCGTCTACTACTGGTCCGAAAACCAGGAGCAGATCCACGGGCTGGACAAGCTGCAGCTGGCGCAGTTCACCATCACCAGCTACCACTTCGCCACGGAGCTGACGAACTTCAAATTGGGTAACGCGGCCTCTTCCTTGTGAGCCCTGCTGGTGGTTTTCTAGTGCTTTCCACAGAGCCACTAGTGGGCTCTGAGGGCCCCCGAGGCCGCAGCTGGAAAACCGCTGGTCAGTGCAGGCTGTGCCCGGCCGAGCCACTTGGGACAACCCGCGGTGCGGGCCCGGGTCGGGTTTCCTCTGCGTTAGTCCTCCGTCCCTCGTTGCTTCCCGGGGTCTGGAGGGTGCCTGAGGGGTGTGGGGGGCTCCAAGGTCAAGCCCACATTGTCTGCTGGCCCCTCCGCCCCTTCCTGCTCCTGCTGCCCGGTCATCGGAGCCGGTGAGCCCAGCCTGGCTCTCTCCTCGAGCTTGGCTGTgcacggggcgggggtgggggtactCTGGGAGGGTCCCACCGGGCCATCAGCAGTGCTGGAATCcgtctcccctccttcctccggTGGCCCTGCCGCAGGGCCGGCCCCTCTCCTGTGGGGGGAGGAACGGGGATGAGGGTCTTCCTTCCTTCAGAGGCTGGCAGTGGCCCCAGCTGCCCGCCCAGCCCTCCTCTCCCCGAGCGCTGCCGTGGCGGTGGGCATGGGGCTCACGGGCGTCTCCGGCAGCCGGCCAGTTCCCACGGCTCAGCCTGCACTTCCACCTGCGGAGGAACCGGGGCGTCTACATCATCCAGTCCTACATGCCCTCCGTGCTCCTGGTCGCCATGTCCTGGGTCTCCTTCTGGATCAGTCAGGCAGCGGTGCCCGCCAGGGTGTCTCTAGGTGCGGGCCTGGCCTCGCCGCCCAGggagctgggaagggagggaggctgggagcaggGCCCGGACCCCACGTGTCCTCAGTGCAGGGCCCGCTGTCCTGGGGCCGTGCCGGCCCGGCCAGACCTGGGGAGAGGGGCCTGAGCCTGAGccaggttggggtggggtggtggaggCCCGCGTGACGGCGCCGCCTGTCCCCGCCAGGCATCACCACAGTGCTGACCATGACCACGCTGATGGTGAGCGCCCGCTCCTCCCTGCCGCGGGCCTCGGCCATCAAGGCGCTGGACGTGTACTTCTGGATCTGCTACGTCTTTGTGTTCGCCGCCCTGGTGGAGTACGCCTTCGCCCACTTCAACGCCGACTACCGGAAGAAGCAAAAGGCCAAGGTCAAGGTCAAGGAGCAGAAGGCTGAGGTGAGGgtggtgtggggagaggggcaggccTCTCGTGCTCAGgacagcggggcgggggggtgggggcccaAGCCCCACGAAGGGGCGGCATTGGCGGCGGGGCAGGGGGCGTTTTCCTGCGCTCAGCCCGGGGACCTCTGCCGCCAGCTCTCAGCTCGGAGCCGCGGGCCCGGAATGCGGGTCCTGCCCTTGGCTGTCCGGCCGCTCagcgccccccctccccaccctccgtGCAGATGGACGTGAAGAATGCCATCGTGCTCTTCTCCCTCTCGGCCGCGGGCGTCACCCAGGAGCTGGCTGTGTCCCGCCGGCAGTGCCGCGTGCCTGGGAACCTCATGGGCTCCTACAGGTCGGTGGAGGTGGAGACGGAGAAGCAGGGGGGCCGGCGGGGGCTCCGTGCGCTTTTCAAGCCCATCGACGCGGACACCATTGACATCTACGCCCGCGCTGTGTTCCCTGCGGCCTTCGCCGCCGTCAACGTCATCTACTGGGCCGCCTACACCATGTGAGGCCCACGGTGGGCCTCGCGGGTCCTGCGCCCAGGACCTCCCTGGAGAAGGACCCCTGGGGGACTCTGCGTGTTTCAGAGTGGGGAGGACCACGGAccacaggaaagaagaggaaagccTTGGCCTCGCTCAGCATCCCCAGGCTCTGTTCCCACCCTCCCCCGGGCCCCTGGTCTGCAGAAGACGGCCCGGCCTCCTCTCCAGCCGCCTGACCCAGGAGCCAGGCAGGCACGGGGCCCCCGGGGAGCTTTGCATCTGACTTGGAAAAGGATCCTGATTCTGGACTTGGCTCTGTGGGTTTGGaccagggaaggggaggagaccGGACGTGGACGGTGCTCATCGTCTcggtgaggaggtgggaagggcgTTAGTGGTCTTTGGCCCCAGCATGAAATAAAACAGAGCCTTTGGCCACTGCTTAATTTCCCTGTGGCCTCCTCTCCCAGAGCCTGGAAGGCTCTCCTCCCACACGGGCTCGATGGGCTCGGGACAGAGCGGCTTGGGGACTGAGACTCGAGGACAGAGGGGCTTGGCAGGGTGCGGGGGCTGGCGGAGTCCTACCCCCCAGTCCCTTGGGCCCACGGCTGGGGGTGCCACCACAGTGCCTCCTGGACGTGATGATGGGAGGCCACCGAGTCTCCACAaacaccccagcccctccccacctctgctgcCACCACGGACTTGGGGTGACAGGGTCGCAGCTCTTAGCAAGGGGCCCAGGTCACCCCTGCCCCAGAGCAGAGCAGGTCGCCACCCTCGGAGGGAACAGAGGCGGCTAGAGGGGCAGCCGTGCGGCCACGCTGTTGGCCCAGAGCCCTGCTGTGCTCAGGCGGCAGCCAGGCCAGGACCCTGCTGGCCCTGAGGAGTCCCCCACACACTACCTCGAGGGCTATGTGACGGTGACCTTGTGGGAATCAATAAGTGTGCCCTGCTGGGCCACCTGCCCTCGGCCAGCAAACCTGCCCGGGTGTGCACTGTCCCCAGGCCGAGAGAGCAGGTGCGGAGGGACACTCGCCCAGGGGCAGGGCCTAGCTGGCAGAGGTACCTTGAGGCCAGGTGGTCCCGCCagggctgcagggcccagcaGCCCCCACAGGAGCTGCCGTGTCCGAGGCCTGCACCCGCCCAGGGCTCACACCTCCAGCTCGAAGGCCCCGCACCTCCTGAGACGCCTGCGTGCCACGGGCGGCCCTCTGGGCCCTGCTCTAAAGGCCTGGCTGCAGGGCTGGGCAGCCTCGTCCCGGGGGATGGGACCGGCCAGGGAGCGGGGCCTCCAGGCCTCAGCGTGACCCACGCGGGAGCCGCGGAAAGTGAGTGGCCGCCAGGCAGCGGAACCTGAACCTGGGTCggccagggctgcaggccagCTCCGGACAGCGGGGGTCAGAGGCCATACCTGGCCAGCCCCGAGGATGAGGACAGTGacacctctttctctttttcccaggTGGGTGCCCTCTGGCCTGTGTGTCCCCAGCAGGGACACTGCTCCCTCCTCTTGGAACGTGGAGATTGGCCCGAGGGGTGGGACGTCCAGGCCCCGAGGGTGCCCTGAAGCTTCCAGGCTGGGCCAGAGACTGCCCACAGCACCCCCACCCTGGCACCTAGGGTCCTGCCCCAAGGCCTCCTTCCGCCGAGGCCTCTGGCGGACACGCGGGTGGGTTCAAGGTCCCCGGAACTGCTGTGCTCACCTGGGTCCAGAAGCTGGCAACCCAAacccactgtgctgccagggccCTGCCCACACTggctcccgcccctccccaccgTCCCCACCGCCTGCAAGCTGCCCTCCTTCTGCCACGCGTACCCACAGGAGCTATTTAAAGCCGGGCTTTGTGACTGCCTCGGGCACCCACGCAGCGAGGCCCGCCCGGGCAGGAGCCTTCGCCTGATTCTGCAGCCAGCAATCACTCCCTCTAGCCTGCAGGCTGCTATTTCTGCCCACGTGTTTTCAGGGCCAGGAAGAGGGACGGGAAGGGCTGATGCTCTTTAAACGCGAGTTCTATTCCGGTGCTGATGACACGAGCAGATTGAAGGCCAGAGGCGGATGGAGGTTTGCAGCTGAGAGGAGCCGGCCTGGGCAGGGGGTGGCAGTGATTCCTGCACTGAGGCACCTGGGCCGGGTGGCCGGCTGGGGCACCTGGGCCCTGGGTGTGCCTCATTCCAGCAGAGGTGGTCGTTAGGGGCTGATGGCTTCCTTGTCTGTGGCCTCCTGCGGAGGCCGGGGTGCGTGTGTTGCCCACGCAGACTCCTAAGTGCTTCGCTAAGGCTGGGACAGCTTCCCCAAGGCCGAGGGGACCGGAGTGTCAGGGGACAGGGCCTCTGTCCCCTGCAGCCAGGGGAGGACCAGCactgaccctcccctccccctcccaagtGAGGCAGACAGCCTGCCCGCTGTGCGCAGCCACGCCTGGGGGTGTTGTTCAGGTCCCCTTGAAAGCAGAGCTTGAGACAAGGATCTGGTGCAGGGAGTTTATTTGGAGGGAACTCGTTCCCTGGGGCGgctataacaaagcaccacagactggggggcttgaaacaacagaaattcggGGACTTCCTTCCTGCGCCTGTGGTTGGGAcgctgcactttcactgccgtgggactggatttgatccctggtcaaggaactaagatcccacaagccaaagagaaggtgagagagagaaagagagagagaggaaggaaggaaggaaggaagataggaaggaaggaaggaaggaaggaagggagggagggagggaggaaggaaggaaggaagggaggaaggaaaaggaaaaatctgtgcttttatggtcgttctggaggccaggagtccGAGAACCAGGTGTGGGCCGGCTGGGctcctggaggctctgaggggcgAGCCTGTCCCTGGTCTCTGCCCGCCCCGGGCGCTGCTGGTGATTCCCGGCGCCCCTTGGTATGTGGACACCTCGCCCCATCTCTGCCGCTGTCATTACCTGGCTTCTCTCTGCAGGCCCCTCCTCGTCTTGTAAGAGCGTCTGTCATTGGATTTGGGGCTCAgtgtgacttcatcttaactaattacagctgcaaagaccctatttccaacgAAGGTCACATTCTGGGGTCCTGGATGCACATGAACTGGGGGACGCTGTCTAACCCAGTGCAGTGGGTGACACCCCTGAcgcaggagtgggggtgggggcacagaggaaggagggaaagtctACAAGGAGCTGGACTGTCCTGGGGCCACCAGGTCCCAGTCCCAGTGGGGACCCCTGCGGAGCCCTGGGGAGTGGACCTCGAGTTGTCCTTTTGAagaaggaggggctggggctttacCACCAGCGCCCTCCCCGAGGGCTGCCTGCCTGCCAACTGAGCGGCCCTCCCGGCACCCCGGAGGGCGCTGGAGGGGCTGAGCTTACAGCAGGGCAGCAGCCGGCCGTCACCCCCTCCGTGCCCACATCTGCCCAGGACGGCGCTGGAACGTCAAGGTGGTGGCTGttgcagcagcagcaacaaaagaCAACGAGGTTTAGTGGAAGGAGCCGCAGGTGGGGCCACGGCCACGGCCGGCCCGGGGCTGTAATCagagtccccctccccccacaccatcCCCGGCCAGCGCTTCTGCTCGCTTAGGTCACCTCCTGGCGCAGTGACCAGACCCCGGTTCCGAGGGGCACGCCTCGGTCCCCTCGCCGGGCGCCTGCCTCTGTGGCCCACTCTGCCCGTGGGCTGTGGGAGCCAGAGAGGTGCGTCCTACAACCTTGAGAGTCAAGGGTGCCTCTCAGATTCCCGCCTGCGGGGCTCTCCACTGGCCGCTGTCACCACTGTTCTTTTATAGCACGCTCGGGCGGGGCTGGGTGGCACCACGGTCCACCGTCACCTTGGGCCGACCCCAAGCTGGCGCACCCGTGGACCAGCCCACCGTCTCTGTCACTTGATTCGGGGCCCCACCCCAAAAGGCTGCAGACTCGAGCCGAGGGGAGGCAACCGTGCCGTGGCGTCCGGGCACCTTTCCTGTCATTTCCTCGCCCCCGAGACTCTCTTGGTCCTAAGTCCCATGTCCACTTCCACTGCGGCTGGACAGCCGCCGCACCCGCTTGGCAACCCCAGCCGGCGGTGGACAGTGCGCCCAGGTCAGGCATCCCGCCTCCGCGGGGCCCGTCCCCTGCCGGCAGCTGCTTCCACCCGGTGCACAGTCCTCCGTGCGGGCAGCTCTGCTCACCCGTGTCCCAGGGGCCCCCACAACACTCCCCAGCGGGGGCTTCTGCACCCACCACTGGGCCTCCAGATCAGAAGGATCTCACCCCGACCGGACCTGCCGAGGAGCCACGGCCCCGCTCCAAACCTGTGTCAAGCGTGGTGTCTGCTGCCTCGGCTGTTCGGAGAAGCCCGTCGGGCACGGGGCACCTGAGGCGAGGGGGGGGGCTCCCGGCGCGATCAGAACTTCCCCGGTGAGGCAGAACCCTGAACCTGGCAGGGTCTGTGTGTCCTCTGGCCGGCAGGTGCTGTACCTCCCGGGACACACAGGGTCCTCGCCACTCCCCGCCCACCAGGTCCAGTGAGCACGACCCCCTCCATAAAGCGGGTCAGGGAGACGCACCCCGGTTTCCTTCCCGGGACCGTGGCCGCCCCGCCTCCTCCGCGGTTGCGGGCACCTCTGCTGTCTCGGGACCCGGGGGCGCTTCCTCCGGCTCCTCGGCAACACTGGGCCCCCTCGCCTGCGCCTTTCTTGTGGCTTTAGTGAAAGGCCTGTCTCCTGGGCCCTCCTGGGGACCCAGTCAGCTGGTGGCTCCCTGCACTCATGCCCACAGCgctccccccaccctcgagtctCCGGGCCCCTCTTCACTCGCTTCCAAAGCCGGTCCAGTGTCTCCACCGTGGCGTCCCagcttcagggagctgccccaacTGTATGAGGCCCGGCACTGCCTCGCCTGGACGGTCCACCCCAGTCGTAGGTGAGCTCCCACGTCAACCAACCGCCCCCCGTCCAGCCTGacgtccccccgccccccagtccGACAGCCCCCAGAGCCGCGCCCGCACAGCCGAGCACGCGTGAGCCGGGAGCTGCAGGTTCTCCGCGCCCCCGCTCGGGCCGTCGCGATCTGGTCCCGGCTGTCAGTCTGGCTGCGGTGAGGGGcagcgggagggtggggggatgggtggCAAGATTCTAAAGAGCGTAAGGATAACGGGGTGAATCGTGTCCCCCAGAAGATGTCAGTCGTCACGGTGCGCGTGATGTTGGAAATCGGGTGTTTGAAGATGCAGTTAAGAGGCGCGTTTAGACGAAGTCCTCATCGGTCAGGGTGGGCCCCGGATCCAACCCTTAGTGCCCTCATGTACGAGGAGGACACAGTGGGACGGAGACGCCGCGTGGGGACAGAGGCGGAGACGTGTCCGCAAGCCAAGAAGCCCGAGGTGGTAGGCAAAGCACGGAATCTGGGGGAGAGGCTGGCAAGCACCCTCCCTGCAGCcgccagaaggaaccagccctgctctCACCCTCACTGggggcttctggcctccaggccGAGAGGACAGATTTCTGCTGCTCTGCGCCCCCGGTGTGTGGTCCTTGGTTTCAGCATCCACAGGAAACTCAGATGCGAGTGCCCTTTGGCAAAGGTTTCCATCTCAGGTGTACCTTTAGGGACTCCTGGCAAGGGAAGCCCCCTCTCCATAAACGAGTGGGATGCGACTCGGGGGGATGAGACGCTCAGGGGAATTCGCTCGTGAGGACCCCGAACGTCAGGCCCGCGTCCTCCCCCTCAGGGTCCTGGTCTCAGTTTGAGAGGCCTGGCAAGGCCTCCCGGGCAGTGCCCTCGGGGGTCCGTCGCCTCATCTGGGATCGGACCTGGGCCCGGCGGTCACCCCCCTGCCCTCGGGCTGCAGGAGTCGGGGGAGCCTGGAGACCTTTCCGGTGCCCCCGCCCGCCGTGAGGCCACAGGCAGCTACGGACGCAGCAGCGGGAGGCGTGCAGGCCTCTTCTCACCTCCCACGTTCCACCAGCGGAGCCAGGCTGCTGTCATCACACCAGCAGGTGGCAGCCCCGCGACTCTTCCAGGACCCAAAAGCAGGGTCCACGCAGGGACCTCAGTGGGTGTGGCGACCTGGGGCAGAGATCCCAGGAGGCGGGAGCaagcagtggggggagggaagacagGAGGAAAAGCCAGCAGCGTGTGGTCACCACGCTATCACGGCAGGGGTGGGGTCTGCATCCCCGGAGCCCCTCCGGGGGGCCCCTCACCCGGTCCTCTGAGGATGCATCAGCCGGGTCCCTCTGCTCCGCGCCGAGGGCTGCCCCCGGGGACGTGAACCCCCCACCTTTGCAGGCTGCCTCGCCCCGGGCAGAGGAGGTGAGAGAAAGTCCTGGGGGGTCAGCAGTAGAGATGGGCCGTGTGCTCGGGACGGTCCACCCGGCCGCTCTGAGGTCAGAGGCGAGACGATGGGGCCTGGCACAGGCGCCAAGAGCCGCCACAACCAGGAGGCTCTGGTTCCCCTGTAACAGGGTGGCCTTTTGGGGGGAAATGAAAGCATTTTGACTCCCTGAGTGTGACTCCTTGGTTGAGAAGTCCCATGACACGGTGGCTGGAGTGTGGGCTCCAGACCTGTGGGTTACATGCCTGTCACGTGCCCTTGGGGAGTGACCCATTGGCCCTGGGGACCTTCCCCTGTTAAATGGGGAGACGATGGTGTACGGCTGTCGTGAGCACCTACAGCAGTGCCTGCGCCTCGTCCCACTGGGTAGGTGCTACTTACGGTTGCTGGTTGGCCCGAGGCACCCGTCTGCCTGAGTCGGGAGGCGACGGGCCTGGTGGAGGAGACACACAAAAGGAGGGCCTGCTTAGTGTCTGGGTTCAGATACTCGAAACAGGATTTGCAGAGAAGACAGTAGACTTGCAATCTGCGCTGTGTCTTAAAAATTCCCTGCTGTCTCTTAGGTCCCAGTGAGCACAGCCAGGGCGCTTCTAGGAGACGCTGACTTATTCCTTGcgggggtgcggggcgggggcgTGGTGCCCTGCGGAAGAGGATCAGTCCTGAGAAATGGGAgagccccctctcccagcccgAGGGCTGCAGGAAGGAGAAGCAGatgggggaggagaaagggggcTCCCCCAGGCTCACGGGAGCTGCCATGTACATGTCTCCCCATCTCCAAGTTCAGGGAATTCACGCCGTGGAACTCTGCAGACGCCACACCTGGGGCTTCAATTCCTGGGGAGCTGGTGCACCCGCGTGGCAGGCAGCATGTGGCACACAGGAGAAGGGGCACACCTGTCCCCATTCTGACACAACACAACTTAGAGGTGGAGTGGCGGGGCCAGGCAGTGGGGTCACACCAGACAGGTGGTCCAGCCCACCCCCCGAGCCTCGGGGCTGCAGGCCCTGCTCTGCTGAGGCTGGGTAAGAGGACCCTCAAGAGAGGCTGGGGCTCCACAGGGACCAAGGAGCTGAAGAACAACCAGGCAGAGGCCTGGAAAGGTCACCAACCGGGACCCCGAGGGGAGGACCCAGGACCCTTCTGGGAGGCCTGCTGGGTCAGGAAGCGGCGTCCCAATTTCCTGCTGGGAAACCGCTGCGCACAGGCTCTGTGTCTCTGCACACCTTGTGAGCAGGACGCCCCCTGCCTTTCGTCCAGCACGGTCTCTCCAAGGAGGCCTGTCGCACCCACAGCTTGGACTTATCCCCGGGGGAAGGGGCTCGGTTTCCTGCCTGGTGTGAATACTCGGTGCCCAGGGCTCAGGTTCCTCTCCTGTAACGGGAGCCACAGTGCGTGCGGCGCCCATCTGGGCCGCCTCCCTCAGGGTGGTCCCTCCCTGGGTGGGCCCAGGGGCCTGAGCACCCGGATGGTGGCTGTGGGCTTCGTGTCCTTGGCCTGGGGTGCCCgcagccccccccgcccccccgccccccgggtaCAAGGGCCCCACGCCCCAGTCCCGGCCTTCGCGCAGTCCGGGGAACCGTCAGGCCAGGCCGGGTGGCTTCCCCTCGGGGCTCCTCTGCAGCATCGTGCGGGTGTGgggcaggtgggcacagaggggtCTGCCATGGGATCTGCGCTGGACCTGGGAGGCTCTGCATGTCTCAGAGCTGCCATGCCTCACCCACCTGCCCAGGCGGGAGCTGCAGAGATGAAATGAAGTCCGTCCTGAA
Encoded proteins:
- the GABRD gene encoding gamma-aminobutyric acid receptor subunit delta; its protein translation is MDAPAWLLPPLLLLCAQQHRGTRAMNDIGDYVGSNLEISWLPNLDGLIEGYARNFRPGIGGPPVNVALAIEVASIDHISEVNMEYTMTVFLHQSWRDSRLSYNHTNETLGLDSRFVDKLWLPDTFIVNAKSAWFHDVTVENKLIRLQPDGVILYSIRITSTVACDMDLAKYPLDEQECMLHLESYGYSSEDIVYYWSENQEQIHGLDKLQLAQFTITSYHFATELTNFKLAGQFPRLSLHFHLRRNRGVYIIQSYMPSVLLVAMSWVSFWISQAAVPARVSLGITTVLTMTTLMVSARSSLPRASAIKALDVYFWICYVFVFAALVEYAFAHFNADYRKKQKAKVKVKEQKAEMDVKNAIVLFSLSAAGVTQELAVSRRQCRVPGNLMGSYRSVEVETEKQGGRRGLRALFKPIDADTIDIYARAVFPAAFAAVNVIYWAAYTM